The sequence below is a genomic window from Flavobacterium keumense.
GAGCTAGAGAGTTGTATTGGGAAGGTCATAGAAGACAGGATTTAATTCGTGCTAATAAATTTACTGGAAGCGCAAAATTATGGCAGTGGAAAGGAAATGCATTGAATGGAGCTAGTATTGATTCTAAATTCAATGTATACCCAATACCTCAAACTGAATTGAATACCAATTCTAATTTGACTCAAAATACAGGATATTAATGTTTAAAAAATCCATTGGTACTAATTTTTTTACCGTTGGAAATAAATTAATAATTATGAAAAAAATATATTTAAGTTTAATTTTAGTAGCAGGAATACTATCAAGTTTAGTTTCTTGTTCAGATGATCTTTTGGATCCAGTGGCAGCAAAAGGAGACGCCATTGTTCTCTCTGCTCCAACAGGTGGTACTTATGCTTTATCGGCTTCTACTGCTTCTGCAACCGCGTTTACTGTAAAGTGGACTTCATCTACTTTTGGATATTCTGCTGCCGCAAGATATACTTTGCAAGTAATAAAAAGCACAGGAAACTTTGCAACTCCAGGAACTTTTCCATTAGGTGATTTTGCTGTTAATGCCTCTGTTAATTTAGAGAAAGCGATAACAAACAGGCAATTGAATGCAGCTTTGTTAGGTGCTGGTGGTCCAATTGGAACTTCTCAAACTTACAAACTACGTGTAGTTGGGAGTCCATTGAATCAATCATCATCAACGGTAGATGCATATACTGTGGTTTCAAATGAGATTACAATTACGGCTACAGCATTCGATACTTACGATGAGTTTTCAAGAATTTATGTTCCTGGAAATTACCAAGGAGCCAGTGGGTATGGTTCAGATTGGTCTCCAGGAGATGCAGCTGTTGCAAAGTTATTTTCAGCTGGAAATAATGGTATATATGAGGGATTTGTATGGTTTGCTAATGCTACACCAGAATTCAAATTTTCTCCGGTTCCGTCATGGAATGGAGATAGGGGAGAATCGAATGGATCAGGAGCTTTTTCAGGGGTTTTAGGAGGAAATAACATTAAGCCTTCTACAGGAGGAACTTATTTCTTCACAGTCAATTGGGCAGCAGGTACCTATACCATGGATCAAAGACAAGTATCAATTATTGGTGCTGCTACACCAAATGGATGGGGTGCAGGGACGCCATTGACATTTGACACAAATCCAAGTTCTCCATATTATCAAATGTATACGATTACATTAACATTAGCTGCTGATGAATTTTTAATTCGTTTGAAAGATGATTGGTCAGTAAAAATGGGAACCCTTTCAGGAAATACTGAAAATACTACTACAGGTGGACAATATAAAATTAAACTCGGTGGTGGTAATATGAAAGTACCTACTGCTGGTACTTATAAAGTAGTTTTAGATATCAGAAACTCTGCTAATTATAACTTACGATTAATGCCACAATAAAATGTAGTATTCGATAAAAAGCACTTAATTTGTATAATTAAGTGCTTTTTTTGTTTTAACTAACCAAACAACTCAATAATGAAAAGAATTCTACTAATTTTTTTATTTGTAC
It includes:
- a CDS encoding SusE domain-containing protein, which gives rise to MKKIYLSLILVAGILSSLVSCSDDLLDPVAAKGDAIVLSAPTGGTYALSASTASATAFTVKWTSSTFGYSAAARYTLQVIKSTGNFATPGTFPLGDFAVNASVNLEKAITNRQLNAALLGAGGPIGTSQTYKLRVVGSPLNQSSSTVDAYTVVSNEITITATAFDTYDEFSRIYVPGNYQGASGYGSDWSPGDAAVAKLFSAGNNGIYEGFVWFANATPEFKFSPVPSWNGDRGESNGSGAFSGVLGGNNIKPSTGGTYFFTVNWAAGTYTMDQRQVSIIGAATPNGWGAGTPLTFDTNPSSPYYQMYTITLTLAADEFLIRLKDDWSVKMGTLSGNTENTTTGGQYKIKLGGGNMKVPTAGTYKVVLDIRNSANYNLRLMPQ